A genomic segment from Streptomyces sp. NBC_01233 encodes:
- a CDS encoding helix-turn-helix domain-containing protein — protein MSYDAREWVWDHSSSKGTARMVLALIADRCLDRRCIAYASVPTLMKRANASRTAVRDALTNLIASGELTQLVGRKGPRGETYYHLPMAASCLTDQAAEGDWNPTPQGDRIPTLGGPESDPADAFEGGPDNGPEDQIPTPGGTGFRPSGSTDSDPQNGSEPKENGKSSSSASLITAAQWEIDDATRVWLRHQGHLARVGEHGLRAADEKWRSYRATWGPRPAAAWGADWRAWIARERTPTPERPHLRALPGAAAPLAGGMTRAEAHTAALLAALDEPTGME, from the coding sequence ATGAGCTACGACGCCCGCGAATGGGTGTGGGACCACAGCAGCAGCAAGGGCACCGCCCGCATGGTCCTCGCCCTGATCGCCGACCGGTGCCTCGATCGCCGCTGCATCGCGTACGCATCCGTGCCCACACTCATGAAGCGCGCGAACGCCTCCCGTACGGCCGTGCGCGACGCCCTCACGAATCTGATCGCCAGCGGGGAGCTGACGCAGCTCGTGGGCCGCAAGGGGCCGCGCGGAGAGACGTACTACCACCTCCCGATGGCCGCCTCCTGCCTCACCGACCAAGCTGCCGAGGGGGACTGGAACCCGACCCCTCAGGGGGATCGGATTCCGACCCTCGGTGGCCCGGAATCCGACCCTGCCGACGCCTTCGAAGGGGGACCGGACAACGGCCCCGAGGACCAGATTCCGACCCCCGGGGGGACCGGTTTCCGGCCCTCTGGGAGCACGGATTCCGACCCCCAGAACGGTAGTGAACCGAAGGAGAACGGTAAGAGCAGCAGCTCTGCCTCCCTCATCACCGCCGCCCAGTGGGAGATCGACGACGCCACCCGTGTCTGGCTGCGGCACCAAGGGCACCTCGCCCGAGTCGGCGAGCACGGCCTGCGGGCGGCCGACGAGAAGTGGCGCTCCTACCGGGCGACGTGGGGGCCCCGCCCCGCCGCCGCGTGGGGTGCCGACTGGCGCGCATGGATCGCCCGGGAACGCACCCCCACCCCGGAACGGCCGCACCTGCGAGCCCTGCCCGGCGCCGCCGCCCCACTCGCGGGCGGCATGACCCGCGCCGAAGCGCACACCGCCGCCCTCCTCGCGGCCCTCGACGAACCGACAGGAATGGAGTAA
- a CDS encoding zinc finger domain-containing protein: MERREVAAVLAYIGRLDSRTIRTDPGEARDQLAQWHELLHDVPFATDHGWDVRDAIRAHVLDTPYSILPVDVARKWRMYRRDRLDRHTDPTPTADPDDPAAWRAELLGTRQAVAIGTAAPSTHRQLTSGGPHLGVEDRLRAIGSCVPPTISTALAPYRPARAAREAAVAAGQPDALSVRCQWCHAREGEPCRSRRVGPDGRARGNAPRPTPHPTRLDLAAAELTRQGAA; encoded by the coding sequence TTGGAACGACGCGAAGTCGCCGCTGTCCTCGCTTACATCGGCCGCCTGGACTCCCGCACGATCCGTACCGACCCAGGCGAGGCCCGCGACCAGCTCGCCCAGTGGCACGAACTGCTCCACGACGTACCCTTCGCCACCGACCACGGCTGGGACGTCCGCGACGCGATACGGGCACACGTCCTCGACACGCCCTACTCGATCCTCCCCGTGGACGTCGCACGTAAATGGCGCATGTACCGCCGCGATCGACTCGACCGGCACACCGACCCCACGCCAACCGCCGACCCGGACGACCCTGCCGCGTGGCGGGCCGAGCTGCTCGGCACCCGGCAGGCCGTGGCCATCGGAACGGCCGCGCCCTCGACGCACCGACAGCTCACCAGCGGCGGCCCGCACCTCGGCGTAGAGGACCGCCTGCGCGCCATCGGGTCATGCGTCCCGCCGACCATCAGCACCGCGCTGGCCCCCTACCGTCCGGCCCGTGCCGCACGCGAGGCCGCCGTCGCAGCGGGGCAGCCCGACGCCTTGAGCGTCCGGTGCCAGTGGTGCCACGCCCGCGAGGGCGAACCCTGCCGAAGCCGACGGGTGGGCCCCGACGGCCGAGCCCGAGGCAACGCGCCCCGCCCCACGCCCCACCCGACGCGCCTCGACCTCGCCGCCGCGGAACTCACCCGACAGGGAGCTGCATGA
- a CDS encoding plasmid mobilization relaxosome protein MobC produces MNDAEYKRFTDAAAQCQMTNAAFLAYAVDKAARDLTRTAAEIATEREVIGELFAARRHLGRIHGLFNQVAKALNSGADATHLDATAQAVLRAARRMENATDALLAHRDGGAPA; encoded by the coding sequence ATGAACGACGCCGAGTACAAGCGCTTCACCGACGCAGCCGCTCAGTGCCAGATGACCAACGCCGCGTTCCTCGCCTACGCCGTCGACAAGGCCGCCCGCGACCTGACCCGCACCGCCGCCGAGATCGCCACCGAACGGGAAGTCATCGGTGAGCTGTTCGCCGCCCGTCGACACCTGGGTCGCATCCACGGCCTGTTCAACCAGGTCGCCAAGGCCCTCAACTCCGGCGCCGACGCAACCCACCTCGATGCCACCGCCCAGGCCGTCCTGCGCGCGGCCCGTCGCATGGAGAATGCCACCGATGCTCTGCTCGCCCATCGGGACGGCGGTGCCCCAGCGTGA
- a CDS encoding relaxase/mobilization nuclease domain-containing protein: MIPRIHKRGSETIGLIRYLYGPGTHEEHTDPHLVAAFDPLIPDPGRDPQATYGQLQRLLDQPVNALPAGRRPKRHVWHLSVRASPEDPILSDDDWAAIARRMVAATGIASDGDDAACRWAAVRHADDHIHIIATLVRDDGRRPRLHNEARRAQAEARAIEADYGLRRIKPGDGTAAKRPTSAERHKAERRGRQRTPREELREEVRRSAAGTAGEEEFFDRLTAAGLLVRRRIAPSGDTLGYTVALPGDRNAKGEPIFYSGSKLAPDLSLPRIRERWTPTSDDATQQPALPSVTGPASARRRATTAAWQALLVVDQGEDGVIAAQVAATGEVLDALAQTSAAHTRHELQAAATVFERASRSHVRAARGHDHALRQAARDLVHSGPALGRGEDGATTAMVIDMLFFLITAAAHWHARKQHAQQAEAAHRAATHLRAAYPAAADRPMALLHQQGSRLAPSWQHHHATTVRQALPALADRILAEPGWPALAATLHEARITGHDPTTLLTRAAARRELDTAERASDVLVWRLRRMADLPADPRNSQDRRAGGALAAPAPGHSAHIGTRPANISPRRR; the protein is encoded by the coding sequence GTGATCCCCCGCATTCACAAGCGGGGCAGCGAGACGATCGGGCTGATCCGCTACCTGTACGGCCCCGGCACCCACGAGGAGCACACCGACCCGCACCTGGTGGCCGCCTTCGACCCGCTCATCCCCGACCCGGGCCGCGACCCGCAGGCCACCTACGGGCAGCTCCAGCGGCTGCTCGACCAGCCTGTCAACGCCCTGCCCGCAGGCCGGCGGCCCAAGAGGCATGTGTGGCACCTGTCCGTACGTGCCAGCCCCGAAGACCCGATCCTGTCCGACGACGACTGGGCCGCCATAGCCCGCCGCATGGTCGCCGCCACCGGCATTGCTTCCGACGGCGACGATGCCGCATGCCGGTGGGCGGCCGTCCGCCACGCCGACGACCACATCCACATCATCGCCACCCTGGTCCGCGACGACGGCCGACGGCCCCGCCTGCACAACGAGGCCCGTCGCGCCCAAGCCGAGGCCCGCGCCATCGAGGCCGACTACGGCTTGCGCCGAATCAAGCCGGGCGATGGCACCGCTGCCAAGCGGCCCACCAGCGCCGAGCGCCACAAGGCCGAACGCCGCGGTCGGCAGCGCACCCCGCGCGAGGAGCTGCGGGAAGAGGTCCGTCGCTCGGCGGCCGGCACGGCGGGCGAGGAGGAATTCTTCGACCGCCTCACCGCAGCCGGCCTGCTCGTCCGGCGCCGTATCGCGCCGTCGGGCGACACTCTCGGCTACACCGTCGCCCTGCCCGGCGACCGCAATGCCAAGGGCGAGCCGATCTTCTACTCCGGCTCGAAGCTCGCCCCGGACCTCTCCCTGCCCCGCATCCGCGAACGCTGGACCCCAACCTCGGACGACGCCACCCAGCAGCCGGCCCTGCCGTCGGTCACCGGGCCAGCCTCCGCACGCCGGCGCGCCACTACCGCCGCCTGGCAGGCGCTGCTCGTCGTCGACCAGGGCGAGGACGGCGTCATTGCCGCGCAGGTCGCCGCCACCGGGGAAGTCCTCGACGCCCTCGCCCAGACCTCCGCCGCCCACACCCGTCACGAACTACAGGCAGCCGCCACCGTGTTCGAACGGGCCTCCCGCTCTCATGTCCGCGCCGCACGCGGCCACGATCACGCCCTGCGCCAAGCCGCCCGTGACCTCGTCCACAGCGGCCCGGCCCTCGGCCGAGGCGAGGACGGCGCCACCACGGCCATGGTCATCGACATGCTGTTCTTCCTGATCACCGCCGCCGCCCACTGGCACGCCAGGAAACAGCACGCACAGCAGGCCGAAGCCGCCCACCGGGCCGCCACACACCTACGCGCCGCCTACCCGGCCGCCGCCGACCGCCCCATGGCCCTGCTCCACCAGCAGGGCAGCCGCCTGGCCCCCTCATGGCAACACCACCACGCCACCACCGTCCGCCAAGCCCTGCCCGCACTAGCCGACCGGATCCTCGCCGAACCCGGCTGGCCCGCCCTCGCGGCCACCCTCCACGAAGCCCGAATCACCGGCCACGACCCCACCACCCTGCTCACCCGGGCAGCCGCCCGACGGGAATTGGACACAGCGGAACGGGCGAGTGACGTACTCGTATGGCGGCTGCGACGGATGGCCGACCTCCCCGCCGATCCCCGGAACTCCCAGGACCGACGAGCTGGCGGCGCCCTCGCCGCCCCCGCGCCAGGACACTCCGCCCACATCGGAACCAGGCCCGCGAACATTTCCCCGCGTCGGCGCTGA
- a CDS encoding DUF4240 domain-containing protein, with product MDIDRFWQLIESARSSATVVGKPLDEVLVGLLAERSPQEILEYAERFDEVHDGLYRWGIWAAAYLIGGGCSDDSFIDFRAGVIALGREWYERVAAEPDSLAGHPAVVEAIQDHRDEALFYEEMNYVAGGAFELLTGDSDAFYEAWAEYKPADEHVGTEADMGEDFDFDDTEEMHRRLPHLARLSLGPNV from the coding sequence ATGGACATCGACCGGTTCTGGCAGCTCATCGAATCTGCTCGTTCTTCCGCGACCGTCGTCGGCAAGCCCCTCGACGAGGTGCTGGTGGGGCTGCTCGCCGAACGCTCACCCCAGGAGATCCTGGAGTATGCGGAGCGGTTCGACGAGGTACATGACGGTCTGTACCGATGGGGCATCTGGGCCGCCGCGTACCTCATCGGCGGAGGGTGCTCTGACGACAGCTTCATCGACTTCCGGGCCGGGGTGATCGCCCTGGGCCGCGAGTGGTACGAGCGGGTCGCCGCCGAGCCGGACAGCCTTGCCGGCCACCCTGCCGTGGTGGAAGCGATACAGGATCACCGCGACGAGGCCCTGTTCTACGAGGAGATGAACTACGTGGCCGGCGGCGCGTTCGAGCTCCTCACCGGAGACTCGGACGCCTTCTACGAAGCCTGGGCCGAGTACAAGCCGGCCGATGAACACGTAGGCACGGAAGCCGACATGGGCGAGGACTTCGACTTCGACGACACCGAGGAGATGCACCGACGGCTTCCCCACCTCGCACGGCTGTCTCTCGGGCCGAATGTTTAG
- a CDS encoding NUDIX hydrolase, translated as MTSRGKAAVAAAVIVQEGRVLLVRRRVAEGALSWQFPAGKIEPEETPAEAAARETEEETGLLVTPQRALGQRVHPMTGREIHYVACRPVGGEAIIASEGEVAGLTWAAHSEIPQYVPYGLFDPVQDYLDEALLG; from the coding sequence ATGACCAGTCGGGGCAAGGCGGCGGTCGCCGCAGCCGTCATCGTTCAGGAGGGGCGGGTTCTTCTCGTACGACGGCGTGTGGCGGAAGGCGCACTCTCGTGGCAGTTCCCGGCCGGGAAGATCGAACCGGAGGAGACCCCGGCAGAAGCCGCAGCACGTGAGACCGAGGAAGAGACCGGACTCCTCGTCACCCCGCAGAGAGCACTGGGACAACGGGTGCACCCCATGACGGGCAGGGAGATCCACTACGTCGCATGCCGTCCCGTCGGTGGCGAGGCGATCATCGCGAGCGAGGGCGAAGTGGCCGGCCTGACCTGGGCCGCGCACAGCGAGATTCCGCAGTACGTGCCGTACGGGCTGTTCGATCCGGTGCAGGACTACCTCGACGAGGCTCTGCTTGGTTGA
- a CDS encoding FAD-dependent oxidoreductase, whose protein sequence is MADTLYDTDLIIIGGGPAGCAAARMAASVGMRSILIEPDQLCRNLYRIPALNNVLGGYTSGPELADSIVAELKSTELCRLELGRHVTALHADDDRVTATVDTGSRLTAPYAIVATGVGPLQPRDAAWITAPEGLTLPPLWQAEADDAEGRTLLVLGGDRPIGTFLRAHPTTDTRLLVAYPATDAYKIEEIREDPRVTLLPVEHLMLTCGEGAEAVDQGGVRRAITADAAYLSIGNAPTAPPGDLTRGTDGYCPPTDQHPRVIVAGDLRSARFQRIMTALGSGSEAALHAYYAARELLSEG, encoded by the coding sequence ATGGCCGACACGCTGTACGACACCGACCTGATCATCATTGGCGGCGGCCCGGCCGGCTGCGCCGCCGCTCGCATGGCCGCCAGTGTCGGCATGCGCTCGATCCTGATCGAGCCGGACCAGCTGTGCCGCAACCTCTACCGGATCCCGGCCCTGAACAACGTCCTCGGCGGCTACACCAGCGGCCCCGAGCTCGCCGACTCCATCGTCGCGGAACTGAAGAGCACGGAGCTGTGCCGTCTCGAACTCGGCCGGCACGTCACCGCACTCCACGCCGACGACGACCGGGTGACCGCCACGGTGGACACCGGCAGTCGTCTCACCGCCCCGTACGCCATCGTCGCCACCGGCGTCGGTCCCCTCCAGCCCCGCGATGCCGCCTGGATCACCGCCCCCGAGGGCCTGACCCTGCCCCCGCTCTGGCAGGCCGAGGCGGACGACGCCGAGGGCCGCACCCTCCTCGTCCTCGGCGGCGACCGCCCGATCGGCACCTTCCTGCGCGCCCACCCGACCACCGACACCCGCCTGCTCGTGGCGTACCCGGCGACCGACGCGTACAAGATCGAGGAGATCCGCGAGGACCCCCGCGTCACCCTCCTCCCCGTCGAGCACCTGATGCTGACCTGCGGGGAAGGCGCGGAAGCGGTGGACCAGGGCGGCGTCCGGCGGGCGATCACGGCGGACGCCGCCTACCTCAGCATCGGCAACGCGCCCACCGCCCCACCCGGAGACCTGACCCGCGGCACGGACGGATACTGCCCGCCCACCGACCAGCACCCCCGCGTCATCGTGGCCGGCGACCTCCGCTCCGCCCGCTTCCAACGGATCATGACCGCCCTGGGCTCCGGAAGCGAGGCCGCCCTCCACGCCTACTACGCGGCCAGGGAACTGCTCTCTGAGGGCTGA
- a CDS encoding isochorismatase family cysteine hydrolase encodes MDIDSAALVVIDMQNGFVNHHSRHAVPAVSDLVAQWSAAGRPVIFTRYFNYPDSPYERFFQWRRLQEAPETDIVPELAEAAARAHAVVDKTGYTLLTPEAAELIRRAGWTDLVFCGIATESCVLKSAADAFEHGYAPWIVTDASASDAGPDVHEAGLVVARRLIGTGQLVTSDHVMSQLTAYARTPVLE; translated from the coding sequence ATGGACATCGACAGCGCCGCACTGGTCGTGATCGACATGCAGAACGGCTTCGTGAACCACCACAGCCGCCACGCCGTGCCCGCGGTCTCCGACCTGGTCGCCCAGTGGTCCGCCGCCGGCCGACCCGTGATCTTCACCCGGTACTTCAACTATCCGGACAGCCCCTACGAGCGCTTCTTTCAGTGGCGCCGACTCCAGGAAGCGCCCGAGACCGACATCGTCCCCGAGCTCGCCGAGGCTGCCGCCCGCGCACACGCGGTCGTCGACAAGACCGGGTACACGCTCCTCACTCCGGAGGCCGCCGAACTGATCCGCCGGGCCGGCTGGACCGACCTCGTCTTCTGTGGGATCGCCACCGAGAGCTGCGTCCTGAAGTCCGCCGCCGACGCCTTCGAGCACGGCTACGCGCCCTGGATCGTCACCGACGCCTCCGCGAGCGACGCCGGTCCGGACGTCCACGAGGCCGGCCTCGTCGTCGCACGCCGCCTGATCGGAACCGGCCAACTCGTCACCAGCGACCACGTGATGAGCCAACTCACTGCGTACGCAAGGACCCCGGTGCTGGAATAG
- a CDS encoding helix-turn-helix domain-containing protein, translating to MVTVQRWSGREARLLREALRMSLRDFAAYLGVSDRTVSNWEGGGASYQPRGESQAVLDTALGRASDDVKARFAAALGTNGAAPPVTGRIGVDSHKFLPVFIGAERADRLRAHMTPSAGDQWLESSSVRVNHPEAQDCVLHVFACGAAVFHLVQPHEPPALTDLAVWRYRSYASDLPWARNKLRDLLDEDHDRVPNPEYVLSLYWLTSAPWAGDAYDTALRLLSTPSVLVDRGAPGGPTPLDGTVETSLLATGFDHPDIVSFGVRGVSTGYAGWSGVAYASHSRERGLTVDELVACELTVQALWCFTRQVQQMIEDGQDPSMPEQYGWRFLRAASSRLTTARAQETAQHVLMREAIMKTSGLAERLRAAQDALRESVG from the coding sequence GTGGTCACGGTGCAGCGATGGTCCGGCCGGGAAGCCCGGCTGTTACGCGAGGCCCTGCGCATGAGCCTGCGGGACTTCGCCGCCTACCTGGGTGTAAGCGACCGGACCGTGTCGAACTGGGAAGGCGGCGGCGCGAGTTATCAGCCTCGTGGTGAATCCCAGGCCGTTCTCGACACCGCGCTCGGCCGCGCGTCGGACGACGTGAAGGCCCGGTTCGCGGCAGCACTGGGAACGAACGGCGCTGCTCCACCCGTGACAGGCCGGATCGGAGTCGACTCCCACAAGTTCCTGCCGGTGTTCATCGGTGCCGAGCGCGCCGACCGGCTCCGCGCACACATGACGCCGAGCGCGGGCGACCAGTGGCTAGAGTCCTCTTCGGTCCGCGTGAACCACCCCGAAGCGCAGGACTGCGTCCTGCACGTCTTCGCATGCGGGGCCGCCGTCTTCCACCTCGTCCAACCGCACGAGCCTCCCGCGCTCACCGACCTTGCCGTCTGGCGCTACCGCTCGTACGCCTCCGACCTGCCCTGGGCACGGAACAAGCTCCGCGACCTCCTGGACGAAGACCACGACCGCGTCCCCAACCCCGAGTACGTCCTCTCCCTGTACTGGCTCACCTCCGCACCCTGGGCCGGAGACGCCTACGACACCGCCCTGCGCCTGCTATCCACGCCCTCGGTCTTGGTCGACCGCGGTGCTCCGGGCGGGCCCACGCCGCTGGACGGCACGGTCGAGACATCGCTCCTCGCCACCGGCTTCGACCACCCGGACATCGTGTCCTTCGGCGTACGGGGAGTCTCCACCGGATACGCCGGCTGGTCCGGCGTCGCCTACGCCTCCCACTCCCGCGAGCGCGGCCTCACCGTCGACGAGCTGGTCGCCTGCGAGCTGACCGTCCAGGCCCTGTGGTGCTTCACCCGCCAGGTCCAGCAGATGATCGAGGACGGCCAGGATCCCTCCATGCCGGAGCAGTACGGCTGGCGCTTCCTGCGCGCCGCCTCCTCCCGGCTCACCACCGCCCGCGCCCAGGAGACCGCGCAGCACGTCCTCATGCGGGAGGCCATCATGAAGACCAGCGGTCTGGCTGAAAGGCTGCGCGCTGCACAGGACGCTCTGCGCGAGAGCGTCGGCTGA
- a CDS encoding NUDIX hydrolase — protein sequence MTDIVKRNARAILLDGDELILIKRTKPGRDPYWVTVGGGVEADDATIEAALHREVFEELGGKLERAEMVHLITDELEGGVGVQHIFAARLESMDLAARTGTEFAKPERGGYEVVRVPFTAEAVRELNLMPPELADFIAANADAIASVLDTPIREA from the coding sequence ATGACCGACATCGTCAAGCGCAACGCCCGCGCGATCCTCCTCGACGGCGACGAGCTCATCCTCATCAAGCGCACCAAGCCCGGAAGGGACCCGTACTGGGTGACCGTCGGCGGAGGGGTCGAGGCGGACGACGCGACCATCGAGGCGGCCCTGCACCGCGAGGTGTTCGAGGAGCTGGGCGGCAAACTGGAGCGCGCCGAAATGGTCCACCTGATCACCGACGAGCTGGAGGGCGGCGTCGGCGTGCAGCACATCTTCGCCGCGCGCCTGGAGTCGATGGACCTGGCCGCGCGGACGGGGACGGAGTTCGCCAAGCCGGAGCGGGGCGGGTACGAGGTGGTCCGGGTGCCGTTCACTGCCGAGGCCGTCCGCGAGCTGAACCTGATGCCACCGGAGCTCGCCGACTTCATCGCCGCGAACGCGGACGCGATCGCCTCCGTCCTCGACACCCCGATCCGCGAGGCGTGA
- a CDS encoding DUF4254 domain-containing protein — protein sequence MTQNSPPLVLPPGLARAIATLQDKDLHRLDDTVTRLHTVNGRLWDTEDRVRGPLLSAAQVADCKREIDQLNAERNVLAERADEVLGSLADAGRADAPPHTETLASVVDRLSVLTLRIWHSERAATRDELARRRVPALHGQREELCAALDALISDVVAGRRRLPVPARFKLYGRNDAAPAEIKPSRHLRRVLAFGGLSECGKSTSAEFVQRTCGAQRLKIGFLLRQAAHRGGLADPYALSARRQAELLLGELNRFADAHVDTRLFTIESVHDDASIAELKQLMGDTLQIVYLDASFAVRVERSGTPAQAVAAKDEIKMSRGAHQVAALADHVIDNTGSIAALRARLRRIAAPPTATPLRVATPYGLGLPAAIASATADFTDAVRAYGPGVRLAALTGSPGEGSWIAGWSDLDLLVIAEHETIGRVHEALEQYRTALGGVASLGPTLVTPGELTGRRLTPRLAFVLHQLQQGSPVLHAAPDLELPTISRDELALAAVRELPQVILTMRRLRADAGPTTLRQLYKHLVLACRLLLREHNQWECGPDRILAAASRMPGLPAVPAPSLAEIASAWRDNDTELVLKPVTAAVDQLLAWYAAQLAA from the coding sequence ATGACCCAGAACTCCCCGCCCCTGGTCCTGCCGCCCGGCCTCGCCCGCGCCATAGCCACGCTCCAGGACAAGGACCTGCACCGCCTGGACGACACCGTCACCCGGCTCCACACCGTCAACGGACGCCTGTGGGACACCGAGGACCGGGTGCGCGGCCCCTTACTCTCCGCCGCCCAGGTCGCCGACTGCAAGCGGGAGATCGACCAGCTCAACGCCGAACGCAACGTGCTCGCCGAGCGGGCCGACGAGGTCCTCGGTTCGCTGGCGGACGCGGGCCGCGCCGACGCGCCGCCGCACACCGAGACGCTCGCCTCCGTCGTCGACCGCCTGTCGGTGCTGACCTTGCGGATCTGGCACAGCGAGCGGGCGGCGACCCGGGACGAGCTGGCCCGTCGGCGCGTCCCCGCCCTCCACGGCCAGCGAGAGGAGCTGTGCGCCGCCCTCGATGCGCTGATCTCCGACGTCGTCGCCGGCCGCCGCCGGCTTCCCGTACCGGCCCGGTTCAAGCTGTACGGCCGGAACGACGCCGCCCCCGCGGAGATCAAGCCGAGTCGGCACCTGCGCCGGGTCCTCGCCTTCGGTGGGTTGAGCGAGTGCGGCAAGAGCACCAGCGCCGAGTTCGTCCAGCGCACGTGCGGTGCCCAGCGCCTCAAGATCGGCTTCCTGCTGCGGCAGGCGGCCCACCGGGGGGGCCTCGCGGACCCGTATGCGCTGTCGGCCCGTCGGCAGGCCGAACTGCTGCTCGGCGAGCTGAACCGCTTCGCGGACGCCCACGTCGACACGAGACTGTTCACCATCGAGTCCGTCCACGACGACGCCTCGATCGCCGAGCTCAAGCAACTCATGGGCGACACGCTCCAGATCGTCTACCTGGACGCCTCCTTCGCCGTACGCGTCGAGCGGTCCGGGACGCCGGCCCAGGCCGTCGCCGCGAAGGACGAGATCAAGATGAGCCGTGGCGCCCACCAGGTCGCCGCGCTCGCCGACCACGTCATCGACAACACCGGCAGCATCGCCGCCCTTCGCGCCCGCCTCCGGCGCATCGCCGCCCCGCCCACCGCCACTCCACTGCGCGTGGCCACCCCGTACGGACTGGGACTGCCGGCTGCCATCGCCTCGGCGACGGCCGACTTCACCGACGCGGTACGGGCCTACGGCCCCGGCGTAAGGCTCGCCGCCCTGACCGGCAGCCCCGGCGAGGGCAGCTGGATCGCCGGCTGGTCCGACCTGGACCTCCTCGTGATCGCCGAACACGAGACCATCGGCCGGGTCCACGAGGCCCTGGAGCAGTACCGGACCGCCCTGGGCGGTGTGGCCTCCCTCGGCCCCACCCTCGTCACCCCCGGCGAACTGACCGGCCGGCGCCTCACCCCGCGCCTGGCGTTCGTCCTCCACCAGCTCCAGCAGGGCAGCCCCGTCCTGCACGCCGCACCCGACCTCGAACTGCCGACGATCAGCCGAGACGAGCTCGCGCTCGCCGCCGTCCGCGAACTCCCCCAGGTCATCCTGACCATGCGCCGCCTGCGCGCCGACGCGGGTCCGACGACTCTGCGGCAGCTCTACAAGCACCTCGTGCTGGCCTGCCGCCTCCTCCTGCGTGAGCACAACCAGTGGGAGTGCGGGCCCGACCGGATCCTCGCCGCGGCCTCCCGCATGCCGGGCCTGCCCGCCGTGCCGGCGCCCTCCCTGGCCGAGATCGCCAGTGCCTGGCGCGACAACGACACCGAGCTCGTCCTGAAACCCGTCACCGCGGCAGTCGATCAGCTCCTCGCCTGGTACGCCGCCCAGCTCGCGGCCTGA
- a CDS encoding phosphoribosyltransferase family protein, producing the protein MPETIAVPAFSARIVERLSVGATSRRERVVHSLDGLEDPVHPDTLANTGADLWRLLQEQVPDGLDSVDFLLGLDAGGILPTVSLAGAAHLPYKIAWKLHLPLDGAVRFSEPHAMRTDVFAYGIAPGQRIVIVDDEITTGRTLADLTRRLREAGAVPLAAACLVEDTTRGARDLLADLGLPLVSLTTIEGTA; encoded by the coding sequence ATGCCCGAAACCATCGCCGTGCCCGCCTTCTCCGCCCGGATCGTCGAACGGCTCAGCGTCGGAGCCACGAGTCGCCGCGAGCGCGTCGTCCACTCCCTCGACGGCCTGGAGGACCCGGTCCACCCCGACACCCTCGCCAACACCGGAGCCGACCTGTGGCGTCTGCTCCAGGAGCAGGTGCCGGACGGACTCGACTCCGTGGACTTCCTCCTCGGCCTGGACGCCGGCGGCATCCTGCCGACCGTCTCCCTCGCCGGCGCCGCCCACCTCCCGTACAAGATCGCCTGGAAGCTGCACCTCCCGCTCGACGGCGCGGTCCGTTTCAGCGAGCCCCACGCGATGCGCACCGACGTCTTCGCGTACGGCATCGCCCCCGGACAGCGCATCGTCATCGTGGACGACGAGATCACCACCGGCCGGACCCTGGCCGACCTCACCCGCCGCCTCCGCGAGGCTGGCGCCGTCCCGCTGGCGGCGGCCTGCCTGGTGGAGGACACCACCCGCGGAGCCCGCGACCTGCTCGCCGACCTCGGTCTGCCGCTGGTCTCGCTCACCACAATCGAGGGCACGGCGTGA